In Drosophila santomea strain STO CAGO 1482 chromosome 3L, Prin_Dsan_1.1, whole genome shotgun sequence, a single window of DNA contains:
- the LOC120448718 gene encoding glycine-rich protein DOT1 has protein sequence MRFALLAVLLIGVIFTIVSAGGGGGGQGGWQKNGGGGGGGGQGGWQKNGGGGGGGGQGGWQKGGGGGGGGKHGGGNGGGGKHGGGGGGGGKHGGGGGGGGKHGGGGW, from the coding sequence ATGCGCTTCGCTCTACTTGCTGTTCTCCTCATCGGAGTGATCTTCACCATTGTGTCCGCcggcggaggcggaggtggCCAAGGAGGTTGGCAGAAGAatggcggaggaggaggtggtggaggCCAAGGAGGATGGCAGAAGAAtggcggaggaggcggcggtggtggccaAGGAGGCTGGCAAAagggcggcggtggcggcggaggtggCAAGCATGGAGGTGGaaatggtggtggtggcaagcacggaggcggcggtggaggtggtggcaagcacggaggcggcggtggcggtggaggaAAGCACGGAGGCGGCGGCTGGTAA
- the LOC120448463 gene encoding LOW QUALITY PROTEIN: uncharacterized protein LOC120448463 (The sequence of the model RefSeq protein was modified relative to this genomic sequence to represent the inferred CDS: substituted 1 base at 1 genomic stop codon), with protein sequence MDASCLFGWVGIHNKPGPSQERNYEEVTKATATATEHLERQQKPKTICTQRRQQMLLRCCLVLLTAATXWRCDCRSRCRCFCPKIQHPRQHSKPKYSSPS encoded by the coding sequence ATGGATGCCAGCTGCTTGTTCGGATGGGTGGGAATCCACAATAAACCAGGTCCAAGCCAGGAACGGAACTACGAGGAAGTGACGaaggcaacggcaacggcgacGGAGCATCTGGAGCGGCAGCAAAAACCCAAAACTATTTGCACTCAACGGCGGCAACAAATGTTGCTGCGGTGTTGCCTTGTGCTACTTACGGCTGCCACTTGATGGCGATGTGACTGTCGAAGCCGATGTCGGTGTTTTTGCCCCAAAATACAGCATCCTCGCCAGCATTCGAAGCCAAAGTATTCCTCGCCGAGCTGA
- the LOC120447801 gene encoding uncharacterized protein LOC120447801 produces the protein MIRQVVFMCLLATTSTGFVQGHIYKPLLCEETNANITRSSLLAYCVNQKECFINRPVGLCPKGEVCCVKKQDFNIDEVEFMEN, from the exons ATGATTAGACAGGTCGTATTCATGTGCTTACTAGCGACAACTAGCACCGGATTTGTACAGGGCCATATATACAAGCCGCTTC TTTGTGAGGAAACCAATGCAAATATAACCAGATCTTCGCTTCTCGCTTATTGTGTGAATCAGAAAGAATGCTTCATAAACAGACCCGTGGGTCTTTGCCCCAAAGGTGAAGTGTGTTGCGTGAAAAAACAAGATTTTAACATTGACGAGGTTGAATTTATGGAGAATTAA